The Lucilia cuprina isolate Lc7/37 chromosome 5, ASM2204524v1, whole genome shotgun sequence genome includes a window with the following:
- the LOC111675088 gene encoding 85/88 kDa calcium-independent phospholipase A2 isoform X2 gives MLNALQRLLGADAPPNKVLEIKSESLGMLQVLARDEAMVMYAPPFNSNDKKCYEIVLQRHHTDSNTTSFSLFRSPSQQETEDKFNCFLHRLPLFVSIVKEFYNVNGLQKLSDTLSENPSWSITHLVAYFNLVDYISNPKVLQFIDYADHVNYMSPFQLAIKCGNIEMVKALLPLCKMEHLDNNSNSVFHYAASTNKEILNLLIDKSTVNLNHCNSDGYTPLHLACLSDKPECVKTLLIAGADVNIEAKNISKLYKTTTPTSVAEFLKQNNANKLYTQDMKFGGTPLHWCSSRETLNALIMQGCNVNATNFDGRTALHVMVARNRFECVVTLIAHDADVDVVDKDGNTPLHIAIEKKLVSIVQCLVVFGCDINMKNKNGQTPRHMVGNDANGSKEDEILYILHSVGARRCSADKTKCPPGCNAKGNYNGIPPEAPEAPETREHIENMLASTSRQTAMGFLNSAANSMLNEMKEKEPPVVVNTEKVEKGQSIMDALLGMFTTKVNAESKRESPTNSEASLNSIEAEDAVASKAASDPAMSPSLSNPSLNSGSSQKGDKPYGRGRLLCLDGGGIRGLLLVQMLLEIEKLSQTPIVHMFDWIAGTSTGGILALGLGCGKTMRQCMGLYLRMKEQCFVGSRPYPSDTFEAILKDNLGEFTVMTDIKHPKVMVTGVMADRKPVDLHLFRNYTSASDILGIITPITNRRVPPPDPKDQLVWRAARATGAAPSYFRAFGRFLDGGLIANNPTLDAMTEIHEYNMALRSVGRESEAVPISVVVSLGTGQIPVTELKDIDVFRPESIWDTAKLAYGISTIGNLLVDQATASDGRVVDRARAWCSTIGIPYYRFNPQLSEDIAMDEKNDQKLINMLWCAKAYMYANRNKVIEMVNFLK, from the exons ATGTTAAATG cctTACAACGTTTATTGGGCGCTGATGCTCCGCCTAATAAGGTATTGGAAATAAAAAGTGAATCTCTGGGCATGCTACAGGTACTAGCACGTGATGAGGCCATGGTTATGTATGCACCACCTTTTAATTCAAATGATAAGAAATGTTATGAAATAGTTTTACAACGTCATCATACGGATTCGAATACTACTTCGTTTAGTTTATTTCGTTCACCCTCACAACAAGAGACTGAAGATAAATTTAATTGCTTCTTGCATCGTTTGCCTCTATTCGTTAGCATAGTCAAAGAG ttCTATAACGTTAATGGTTTACAAAAACTAAGCGATACTTTATCAGAAAATCCTTCTTGGTCTATAACACATTTAGTGGCCTACTTTAATCTTGTCGACTATATTAGCAATCCAaaagttttacaatttataGATTATGCCGATCATGTTAACTATATGTCACCGTTTCag CTTGCCATTAAGTGCGGAAATATTGAAATGGTCAAGGCTCTGTTGCCACTTTGTAAAATGGAACATTTAGACAATAACAGTAATTCAGTGTTTCACTATGCTGCCAGTactaataaagaaatattaaat CTTCTTATTGATAAAAGTACAGTTAATTTAAATCATTGTAATTCAGATGGTTATACTCCCTTACATTTAGCTTGTCTCTCCGATAAACCGGAGTGTGTTAAGACACTCCTTATAGCCGGTGCAGATGTTAATATTGAGgctaaaaatataagtaaactttACAAGACAACGACACCAACCTCAGTTGCTGAATTTCTTAAACAGAATAATGCAAATAAACTGTACACTCAGGATATGAAATTTGGCGGTACTCCTTTGCATTGGTGTTCTTCGCGTGAAACTCTAAATGCTCTCATAATGCAGGGCTGTAATGTTAATGCTACAAATTTTGATGGTCGTACGGCCTTACACGTTATGGTGGCACGTAATCGTTTCGAATGTGTTGTCACTCTAATAGCACATGATGCTGATGTTGATGTGGTCGATAAGGATGGTAATACCCCATTACACATAGCAATTGAAAAGAAATTGGTATCGATAGTGCAGTGTTTGGTGGTATTTGGTTGCgacataaatatgaaaaataaaaatggtcaAACTCCACGTCATATGGTGGGTAATGATGCTAATGGCAGCAAAGAAGATGAAAtactatatattttacattctGTTGGAGCGAGACG TTGCTCTGCTGATAAAACCAAATGTCCTCCCGGTTGCAATGCCAAGGGTAACTATAATGGCATACCTCCAGAAGCGCCAGAGGCTCCAGAAACTCGTGaacatatagaaaatatgttgGCATCTACTAGTCGCCAGACAGCTATGGGTTTTCTCAATTCAGCTGCTAATAGTATGCTAAATGAAATGAAGGAAAAAGA ACCTCCAGTTGTGGTCAACACTGAAAAAGTAGAGAAAGGTCAGAGTATAATGGATGCTCTATTGGGAATGTTTACTACCAAAGTTAATGCTGAATCTAAAAGAG AGTCTCCCACTAATAGTGAGGCTAGCTTAAATTCCATTGAAGCTGAAGATGCAGTAGCCTCTAAAGCAGCTTCCGATCCTGCTATGTCTCCCTCACTCTCGAATCCTTCTTTAAACTCGGGCTCGTCACAAAAAGGTGATAAACCCTATGGCCGCGGACGTTTGCTTTGCTTAGATGGCGGTGGTATACGCGGTTTACTTTTAGTGCAAATGCTTTTAGAAATCGAAAAACTCTCCCAAACACCCATTGTTCATATGTTTGATTGGATAGCCGGTACCAGTACAGGTGGTATACTGGCATTAGGTCTGGGCTGTGGTAAGACAATGCGACAATGCATGGGTCTCTATTTACGCATGAAAGAGCAATGTTTCGTTGGTTCACGTCCATATCCCAGTGATACCTTTGAGGCTATACTCAAAGATAATTTGGGTGAATTTACCGTTATGACCGATATTAAACATCCTAAAGTAATGGTGACCGGTGTTATGGCCGATCGTAAACCCGTGGATTTACATTTATTCCGTAATTATACAAGTGCTAGTGATATTTTGGGTATTATTACGCCGATAA ccAATCGTCGTGTTCCACCACCCGATCCCAAAGACCAGCTAGTTTGGCGTGCAGCCCGCGCCACTGGTGCAGCTCCTTCCTATTTCAG AGCCTTTGGCCGATTTTTAGATGGCGGCTTAATTGCCAATAATCCAACTTTAGATGCCATGACAGAAATTCATGAATATAATATGGCTTTACGTAGCGTAGGACGTGAGAGTGAAGCTGTACCC ATTTCTGTTGTAGTTTCCTTGGGTACTGGACAAATTCCTGTTACCGAACTAAAAGATATTGATGTTTTTCGCCCTGAAAGTATCTGGGATACAGCTAAATTGGCTTATGGCATCTCAACAATTG GTAATTTGCTTGTTGATCAAGCAACAGCTTCAGATGGTAGAGTTGTTGATCGCGCTCGTGCTTGGTGTAGTACAATTGGCATTCCTTATTATAG ATTTAATCCACAACTTTCCGAAGATATTGCGATGGATGAAAAGAACgatcaaaaattaataaatatgttatgGTGTGCCAAAGCTTATATGTATGCAAATCGCAACAAAGTCATAGAAATggttaatttcttaaaatag
- the LOC111675101 gene encoding ankyrin repeat domain-containing protein 54 has protein sequence MAANDSGVDTSNDSNDGVTASIMITPPPPIMPPTPTSSPNTHEWPTINPNAFHLNSDEHFALPTLPPLPLNSSSQSSSDFMSSIIHPSTLPSSSHNFKMRPRTCIKSRLRFSYNNIFAESTGRKLRYAASTNNIELLTRVLESGADPNASDEYKRSPLHLAACRGYIQIVQQLLKFGANPNVVDSLGNTPLHLAVISASSNNFNVVVRVLLQGGASVHMFDRSGKSPLELAEAKLRLLRTRYENPTPETSKILEDMCMLTALILRYMVKQQRELEDLSNLEKRLQNLSTRDDQEQVVSQTADELLASIEGLSINK, from the coding sequence ATGGCTGCAAATGATTCAGGTGTGGACACCAGCAACGATAGCAATGACGGCGTGACCGCTAGCATAATGATTACACCGCCACCGCCAATAATGCCGCCCACACCAACATCGTCACCTAATACCCACGAGTGGCCTACCATTAATCCGAACGCATTCCATCTCAACTCGGATGAGCATTTTGCGCTACCTACCTTACCGCCACTGCCATTGAACTCTTCGTCGCAGTCGTCATCGGACTTTATGTCTAGCATCATCCATCCTAGTACCCTGCCCTCTAGCAGTCACAACTTCAAAATGCGTCCCCGTACGTGCATAAAGAGTAGGTTGCGTTTTAGTTACAACAACATTTTTGCCGAATCGACGGGACGGAAACTGCGCTATGCGGCCTCAACAAACAACATCGAGTTGTTGACTCGAGTCTTGGAGTCCGGTGCAGATCCTAATGCCTCGGACGAGTATAAAAGAAGCCCGCTGCATTTAGCTGCCTGCCGTGGTTACATACAAATCGTTCAACAATTGCTTAAATTCGGAGCAAATCCAAATGTAGTTGATTCCTTGGGCAATACACCACTGCATTTGGCCGTCATCTCGGCCAGCTCTAACAATTTCAATGTTGTGGTGCGCGTCCTCCTGCAGGGCGGTGCCAGTGTTCATATGTTTGACCGCAGTGGCAAATCGCCACTGGAACTTGCCGAAGCTAAACTACGTTTACTCCGTACCAGATACGAGAATCCTACACCAGAGACCAGTAAAATTCTTGAGGACATGTGTATGCTAACTGCCCTAATACTACGATACATGGTTAAACAACAGCGTGAACTCGAAGACCTCTCCAATTTGGAGAAGCGCTTACAAAATCTTAGTACCCGCGATGATCAGGAACAGGTTGTCTCACAGACCGCTGACGAGTTGTTAGCCAGCATTGAAGGTCTGTCGATTAACAAGTAA
- the LOC111675088 gene encoding 85/88 kDa calcium-independent phospholipase A2 isoform X1, which yields MSWMSFGMLASGYALQRLLGADAPPNKVLEIKSESLGMLQVLARDEAMVMYAPPFNSNDKKCYEIVLQRHHTDSNTTSFSLFRSPSQQETEDKFNCFLHRLPLFVSIVKEFYNVNGLQKLSDTLSENPSWSITHLVAYFNLVDYISNPKVLQFIDYADHVNYMSPFQLAIKCGNIEMVKALLPLCKMEHLDNNSNSVFHYAASTNKEILNLLIDKSTVNLNHCNSDGYTPLHLACLSDKPECVKTLLIAGADVNIEAKNISKLYKTTTPTSVAEFLKQNNANKLYTQDMKFGGTPLHWCSSRETLNALIMQGCNVNATNFDGRTALHVMVARNRFECVVTLIAHDADVDVVDKDGNTPLHIAIEKKLVSIVQCLVVFGCDINMKNKNGQTPRHMVGNDANGSKEDEILYILHSVGARRCSADKTKCPPGCNAKGNYNGIPPEAPEAPETREHIENMLASTSRQTAMGFLNSAANSMLNEMKEKEPPVVVNTEKVEKGQSIMDALLGMFTTKVNAESKRESPTNSEASLNSIEAEDAVASKAASDPAMSPSLSNPSLNSGSSQKGDKPYGRGRLLCLDGGGIRGLLLVQMLLEIEKLSQTPIVHMFDWIAGTSTGGILALGLGCGKTMRQCMGLYLRMKEQCFVGSRPYPSDTFEAILKDNLGEFTVMTDIKHPKVMVTGVMADRKPVDLHLFRNYTSASDILGIITPITNRRVPPPDPKDQLVWRAARATGAAPSYFRAFGRFLDGGLIANNPTLDAMTEIHEYNMALRSVGRESEAVPISVVVSLGTGQIPVTELKDIDVFRPESIWDTAKLAYGISTIGNLLVDQATASDGRVVDRARAWCSTIGIPYYRFNPQLSEDIAMDEKNDQKLINMLWCAKAYMYANRNKVIEMVNFLK from the exons ATGTCATGGATGAGTTTTGGAATGCTTGCATCTGGCTATG cctTACAACGTTTATTGGGCGCTGATGCTCCGCCTAATAAGGTATTGGAAATAAAAAGTGAATCTCTGGGCATGCTACAGGTACTAGCACGTGATGAGGCCATGGTTATGTATGCACCACCTTTTAATTCAAATGATAAGAAATGTTATGAAATAGTTTTACAACGTCATCATACGGATTCGAATACTACTTCGTTTAGTTTATTTCGTTCACCCTCACAACAAGAGACTGAAGATAAATTTAATTGCTTCTTGCATCGTTTGCCTCTATTCGTTAGCATAGTCAAAGAG ttCTATAACGTTAATGGTTTACAAAAACTAAGCGATACTTTATCAGAAAATCCTTCTTGGTCTATAACACATTTAGTGGCCTACTTTAATCTTGTCGACTATATTAGCAATCCAaaagttttacaatttataGATTATGCCGATCATGTTAACTATATGTCACCGTTTCag CTTGCCATTAAGTGCGGAAATATTGAAATGGTCAAGGCTCTGTTGCCACTTTGTAAAATGGAACATTTAGACAATAACAGTAATTCAGTGTTTCACTATGCTGCCAGTactaataaagaaatattaaat CTTCTTATTGATAAAAGTACAGTTAATTTAAATCATTGTAATTCAGATGGTTATACTCCCTTACATTTAGCTTGTCTCTCCGATAAACCGGAGTGTGTTAAGACACTCCTTATAGCCGGTGCAGATGTTAATATTGAGgctaaaaatataagtaaactttACAAGACAACGACACCAACCTCAGTTGCTGAATTTCTTAAACAGAATAATGCAAATAAACTGTACACTCAGGATATGAAATTTGGCGGTACTCCTTTGCATTGGTGTTCTTCGCGTGAAACTCTAAATGCTCTCATAATGCAGGGCTGTAATGTTAATGCTACAAATTTTGATGGTCGTACGGCCTTACACGTTATGGTGGCACGTAATCGTTTCGAATGTGTTGTCACTCTAATAGCACATGATGCTGATGTTGATGTGGTCGATAAGGATGGTAATACCCCATTACACATAGCAATTGAAAAGAAATTGGTATCGATAGTGCAGTGTTTGGTGGTATTTGGTTGCgacataaatatgaaaaataaaaatggtcaAACTCCACGTCATATGGTGGGTAATGATGCTAATGGCAGCAAAGAAGATGAAAtactatatattttacattctGTTGGAGCGAGACG TTGCTCTGCTGATAAAACCAAATGTCCTCCCGGTTGCAATGCCAAGGGTAACTATAATGGCATACCTCCAGAAGCGCCAGAGGCTCCAGAAACTCGTGaacatatagaaaatatgttgGCATCTACTAGTCGCCAGACAGCTATGGGTTTTCTCAATTCAGCTGCTAATAGTATGCTAAATGAAATGAAGGAAAAAGA ACCTCCAGTTGTGGTCAACACTGAAAAAGTAGAGAAAGGTCAGAGTATAATGGATGCTCTATTGGGAATGTTTACTACCAAAGTTAATGCTGAATCTAAAAGAG AGTCTCCCACTAATAGTGAGGCTAGCTTAAATTCCATTGAAGCTGAAGATGCAGTAGCCTCTAAAGCAGCTTCCGATCCTGCTATGTCTCCCTCACTCTCGAATCCTTCTTTAAACTCGGGCTCGTCACAAAAAGGTGATAAACCCTATGGCCGCGGACGTTTGCTTTGCTTAGATGGCGGTGGTATACGCGGTTTACTTTTAGTGCAAATGCTTTTAGAAATCGAAAAACTCTCCCAAACACCCATTGTTCATATGTTTGATTGGATAGCCGGTACCAGTACAGGTGGTATACTGGCATTAGGTCTGGGCTGTGGTAAGACAATGCGACAATGCATGGGTCTCTATTTACGCATGAAAGAGCAATGTTTCGTTGGTTCACGTCCATATCCCAGTGATACCTTTGAGGCTATACTCAAAGATAATTTGGGTGAATTTACCGTTATGACCGATATTAAACATCCTAAAGTAATGGTGACCGGTGTTATGGCCGATCGTAAACCCGTGGATTTACATTTATTCCGTAATTATACAAGTGCTAGTGATATTTTGGGTATTATTACGCCGATAA ccAATCGTCGTGTTCCACCACCCGATCCCAAAGACCAGCTAGTTTGGCGTGCAGCCCGCGCCACTGGTGCAGCTCCTTCCTATTTCAG AGCCTTTGGCCGATTTTTAGATGGCGGCTTAATTGCCAATAATCCAACTTTAGATGCCATGACAGAAATTCATGAATATAATATGGCTTTACGTAGCGTAGGACGTGAGAGTGAAGCTGTACCC ATTTCTGTTGTAGTTTCCTTGGGTACTGGACAAATTCCTGTTACCGAACTAAAAGATATTGATGTTTTTCGCCCTGAAAGTATCTGGGATACAGCTAAATTGGCTTATGGCATCTCAACAATTG GTAATTTGCTTGTTGATCAAGCAACAGCTTCAGATGGTAGAGTTGTTGATCGCGCTCGTGCTTGGTGTAGTACAATTGGCATTCCTTATTATAG ATTTAATCCACAACTTTCCGAAGATATTGCGATGGATGAAAAGAACgatcaaaaattaataaatatgttatgGTGTGCCAAAGCTTATATGTATGCAAATCGCAACAAAGTCATAGAAATggttaatttcttaaaatag
- the LOC111675102 gene encoding protein wntless produces MSGTILENLSGRKLSILVALLLLCQVACFLLGGLFAPVPAGHQNILGMVCRDQKERQNDTTFWLYSRGDGQCSSISQEEIENHDTKMANGIVYLFQMPLPRDGKQLDYSRWQQNLIGVLQVDLAYVSDGSLMEPPKDLQLTIDTRLAYRNKEDAASDWKLYAHSIEQRYLDCHPVHKSQQETLYSCEMIPLFELGSLHHDYYLLNLRFPIDTDMKMNLKIGHMHDLTLTAIYQNGGFTKVWLSLKTILFPFIVAIMIWFWRRVHILQRSPALLEYMLIYLGGALTFLNLPLEFLSLSLEMPYMLLLSDIRQGIFYAMLLSFWLVFAGEHMLIQESPQKNSIRSRYWKHLSAVVVGCLSLFIFDICERGVQLRNPFYSIWTTPLGAKVALSFIILAGISAGVYFLFLCFMVFKVFRNIGAKRTSLPSMSQARRLHYEGLIYRFKFLMLATLLCAALTVVGFIMGQVAEGHWKWDEDIEIQLTSAFLTGVYGMWNIYIFALLILYAPSHKQWPCANSNETSQSNENIVAAAANEEIEFNNLPSDSNPSEISSLTSFTRKVAFE; encoded by the exons ATGTCGGGGACGATACTAGAGAATCTAAGTGGACGTAAGTTATCCATATTGGTGGCATTATTGTTGCTTTGTCAAGTGGCTTGCTTCTTGTTGGGTGGTCTTTTTGCACCAGTACCGGCCGGTCATCAGAACATTTTGGGCATGGTGTGTCGTGATCAGAAGGAACGCCAAAATGACACTACATTCTGGTTGTATTCTCGTGGTGACGGACAATGTTCTTCGATATCGCAGGAAGAAATCGAAAATCATGATACTAAAATGGCCAATGGAATAGTGTATTTATTCCAAATGCCCTTGCCAAGAGATGGTAAGCAGCTGGATTATTCGAGGTGGCAGCAAAATTTAATTGGTGTTCTACAAGTGGATTTGGCATATGTTTCGGATGGTAGCCTCATGGAACCACCTAAGGATCTCCAGCTAACCATTGATACGCGTTTAGCATACCGCAATAAGGAAGACGCAGCCAGTGATTGGAAATTATATGCTCACTCTATAGAACAGCGTTATCTAGACTGTCATCCAGTGCATAAAAGTCAACAAGAGACTTTGTATTCCTGTGAAATGATTCCACTATTCGAATTGGGTTCTCTGCACCACGACTACTATTTGCTGAACTTGCGTTTTCCCATAGATACCGATATGAAGATGAATTTGAAAATTGGCCACATGCATGACTTAACCCTAACGGCCATTTATCAAAATGGTGGTTTTACAAAGGTGTGGTTATCGTTGAAAACCATTCTTTTTCCCTTCATTGTTGCCATTATGATTTGGTTCTGGCGCCGTGTTCACATACTTCAACGTTCGCCGGCTCTTTTAGAATATATGCTAATATATTTAGGTGGTGCTTTGACGTTTTTAAATCTTCCTCTAGAATTTCTATCATTAAGCCTAGAAATGCCCTATATGCTTTTGTTAAGCGATATCCGTCAGGGTATATTCTACGCCATGTTATTGTCTTTTTGGTTGGTCTTCGCCGGAGAGCATATGTTGATACAGGAGTCGCCCCAAAAGAATTCCATACGTTCACGCTACTGGAAACATTTGTCGGCCGTTGTTGTGGGCTGTTTGTCATTGTTTATCTTTGACATATGTGAGAGGGGTGTTCAATTGCGCAATCCTTTCTATTCGATATGGACAACACCGCTCGGCGCAAAGGTTGCCTTAAGTTTTATCATATTGGCGGGCATTTCGGCAGGTGTTTACTTTCTTTTTCTGTGCTTTATGGTGTTTAAAGTATTTCGGAATATTGGTGCCAAACGAACTTCCCTGCCTTCTATGTCGCAAGCCAGGCGTTTGCATTACGAAG GTTTGATTTATCGCTTCAAGTTTCTAATGTTGGCCACATTATTGTGTGCTGCTCTCACTGTTGTCGGTTTCATAATGGGTCAAGTCGCTGAAGGCCACTGGAAATGGGATGAGGATATTGAAATTCAATTAACTTCAGCCTTCCTCACCGGTGTCTATGGTATGTGGAATATCTACATATTTGCTTTACTCATCTTATATGCTCCCAGTCACAAACAGTGGCCTTGTGCCAATTCTAATGAAACTTCACAGTCGAACGAAAATATTGTAGCGGCTGCCGCTAATGaagaaattgaatttaataacTTACCTTCAGATTCAAATCCCAGTGAAATTTCATCTCTCACATCATTTACACGTAAAGTAGcttttgaataa